From one Sorangium aterium genomic stretch:
- a CDS encoding non-ribosomal peptide synthetase has protein sequence MVGALDEARLEESLAAVVRRHPALRTVFREIAGEPRQIVLPEVAVPLARVRVDAARAEEREERLRELAAAWGQAPFALEEGPLLRVCLVSLGERHHVLLFAQHHLVTDGRSIEVLVRDLAASYAARGAGRADAPPHAYGYADYARAQRAALARMDAARAYWKAKLEGLPRLELGAERRRAAASPFAGGTVRFALSAPHVEAALAVARAENATLFVALASVYAALLHRSTGQEDLGIGVVVANRSRPEHQGIVGFFANTVVLRVDLGGRPTYRELVRRVRRAMAEAMEHAELPFDEVARAAAPAAGRDGERDALIQASFVLESASEPPAEVEGALWRPVLWAPDGAVEGTAKFDLGLSVARLHGELAAALEFRADRFARDEIERMTGHLGELLRSAGAEPDRPIDELRLLPPEEERYLIAGCNDTAAAFPRDACFHDLFREQASRTPARIAVACGDQRLSYAELDSATDRVARALSARGVGPDRLVALLTRRDLDFMLLALGAFKAAGAYVPLDPAHPARRNADILARAGGPPLLAGAAIPGALLDEIAAAGAGALEVLPAGALLAGAAAERGALPAARAEHLAYVIFTSGSTGAPKGAMVEHRGMLNHLFAKVRSLGIGPEDVVAQTAPITFDISVWQLLSPLLAGGTCRLVPDEIATDPARLLDAVGELGITVLEVVPSLLRGALDELEARPAWRPRLDGLRWLVLTGEALPPDLARRWLALYPRIPLMNAYGPTECSDDVAQHVIAEPPAEDAAYVPIGSAIQNTQLYVLDRRRQPVPLGVAGELYVGGDGVGRGYLLDPERTEAAFLPDPFSTAAGARLYRTGDLVRRLPGGELVFLGRIDHQIKLRGFRIELGEIEAVIARCGGIRDVVVVAREDAPGDPRLVAYVVPEAPSFEPGALKDQLSSRLPGYMIPAAFVALDALPLSANGKVDRKALPAPAWNAPGELAAQTAPRTGLEQAIGEVWRAVLGLDRVGVHDDFFAMGGHSLSATRAAARLRDVLGVDVGVRSLFEAPTIARLAAHIERSTRGEARRAQAPLAPAARFGEEAPLSFAQQRLWFLDQLEPESATYNVPAALNLRGALDLTALARAIAEVVRRHEVLRATIHAVDGRPVQRFQGAPDAWPLPLVDLSEVPARDRETTLQSDASREAARPFDLEKGPLLRATLFRLAPDEHVLVVTLHHIASDGWSLGVLAHELTAAYAAFARGAAPALRPLPVQYADYAAWQRQELTPEVLEAEREIWRRRLDGAPPLDLPTDRPRPAARSSRGRTHRFALPQELAAALRRRSQELGATLFMTLLAAFEALLHRYSGQQDFCVGTPVAGRGRTELEPLIGLFVNTLVLRARLDGDPTFAELVGRVKADALEAYAHQDLPFEAVVDALAVERDLSRNPLFQVMFALQNVPPPALALPGVEASPVPLDVERARFDLTLFLTESGDAIEGALEFDLDLFDPETAARLAGHYETILRAVAAAPEARVAELPLLTAGERRELLIAWNATSAPPPPAACLHELFDAQAERSPGAVAVASEAGELTYRELRRRADALARRLRALGVRPETRVGLCVRRTLDMVVALWAIFKAGGVHVPLDPGYPRQRLQVILEDAAAHLLVTESALSGLVPAGSAEVLLLDEIVAGAEDAQGGAGDALPAGRPDQAAYLIYTSGSTGRPKAVVIEHRQAVALAWWARRTFSDHELAGVLASTSTCFDLSVFELVVPLCWGGKIVLADDALALPAHRRRDEVTLVNTVPSAAAALLAVSGIPGSVRTVCLAGEPLRASLARDVLALPHVEWLLNLYGPSETTTYSTGATVTAAARPTIGRPIDHTQVYVLDARLQPVPVGVAGELYIAGAGVARGYLGRDELTAERFVPCPLEEAHGARMYRTGDRARWLASGELEYLGRLDHQVKIRGFRVEPAETEAALAAHPDVREALVLARDDGPSGRWLVAYLLVRRPVDAQALRALVAERLPEPFVPSAFVELDAWPLNANGKVDRKALPAPSRPEIAPEIAGEARRAPATPTEQALAGVWGEVLGRGGIGTTDDFFALGGHSLLAVQVIARARRLFGVDLPLRAAFDAPTVAALAERIDRARLDGRRGAPEPLRPAPRGGDAPLSHAQQRLWFIEALQPGTAVYNMPIGVLLRGPLDRAALERSLDRVVARHEALRTRIEARDGQPFQVVLPEARLELRLVDLSAVPRHERDRAAQRAAEEEARRPFDLASSLPIRAALIRLSDEAHVLLVTAHHIACDGGSIPVLFRDLSAFYEAARAGHAPDLPPLQVQYADVAIWQRAQADAWRGQLEYWKRQLSDLEPLELPTDRPRGSALSHRGDTVPVSLPAPLVEALRALGRREGATMFMVLLAGFVALLHRYTGRAGVAVGSPVSGRTQVEMEPLVGFFVNLLVLRVRVDDDPTFVELVRRVRQATLEAQENQDVPFEQVVDALQVKRDLGRTPLFQAAFAFQGAPERPRRLGDLDASPFEVDTATAKFDLLLALEEDDKAVSGGIEFSADLFDRATIERWRGHLEALLAASAAQPELRVGDLPLLGRDERDLVVHAFSGGRSAQPAPEAACAHRLFEAQAREAPGRAALLFEGATVSYGELDRRANQLAHHLRARGVRRGALVGVCLPRSPNMIVALLAVLKAGGAYVPLDPTYPRDRLAFMIEDARPALLIAEPELLAALPAALPPVVRLGESEPAFPHERADAPDAGSLPEDLAYVIYTSGSTGRPKGVLIEHRSLSAFAVAQRKLLGVEPGTRVLQFTRLSFDVSVMEIFVPLSAGGVVCLARAEALMPGPGLVDLLREQRIQVASLTPSALMAVGFDTLPDLRVLCVAGEVCPAELPRRWARGRRFVNGYGPTEATVLATAAEYAPDVARPTIGRPLPNTQTYVLDPRGQPAPVGIPGELHIGGIGLARGYLNRDDLTAARFVRAAFPEAQGARLYRTGDLVRWLPSGEIDFLGRLDEQVKIRGFRIELGEIEAVLASHPDVTEAAVVTREHAPGDVRLAAFFIPRGGRAAASEALRGYLSDRLPDYMVPPVIAPVERWPQTPSGKIDRRALAASVPAALAALAGGARVPPRTGLELELCALFEELLGEGGVGVTDDFFSLGGHSLLAVRLMAEIRGRFGRDLPLTSLFRAPTVEGLAALLREDRGAPRGRASVVVPLHEGGARAPLFFVHPIGGNVLCYADLARELGRDRPFYGIQAFGLETPPRPLASVGEMAEAYCEELRRVQPEGPYLLGGWSMGGVVAFEMARVLERGGRSVAAVVLVDAYLPPFDEPGDDLPPIAQFAADLARIAGAPAAAALAGPDGGAADAAWLLARAQELGALPRGTTLGELDALLDAFQRNAALLARYTPGEVSARVELFRAEASPRRDPRPAWAKWAPGLRSHVAAGDHYTLLRRPHVGALAERIRAALLEADPGAPREGAGAARPPG, from the coding sequence ATCGTCGGGGCGCTCGACGAGGCGCGGCTCGAGGAGAGCCTCGCGGCCGTCGTCCGCCGGCACCCGGCGCTGCGCACGGTGTTCCGCGAGATCGCCGGGGAGCCCCGGCAGATCGTGCTGCCGGAGGTGGCGGTGCCCCTCGCCCGCGTGCGGGTCGACGCCGCGCGCGCCGAGGAGCGCGAGGAGCGCCTGCGCGAGCTCGCCGCGGCGTGGGGCCAGGCGCCGTTCGCGCTCGAGGAGGGGCCGCTCCTCCGGGTGTGCCTGGTCTCGCTCGGCGAGCGCCACCACGTGCTCCTCTTCGCGCAGCACCACCTCGTGACCGACGGCCGGTCGATCGAGGTGCTCGTGCGCGATCTCGCCGCGAGCTACGCCGCGCGCGGCGCCGGCCGCGCGGACGCGCCGCCGCACGCGTACGGGTACGCCGACTACGCGCGCGCGCAGCGGGCCGCGCTCGCGCGCATGGACGCGGCGCGGGCCTACTGGAAGGCGAAGCTCGAGGGGCTGCCACGGCTCGAGCTGGGCGCCGAGCGCAGGCGGGCGGCGGCGTCGCCTTTCGCGGGCGGGACGGTCCGCTTCGCGCTCTCGGCGCCGCACGTCGAGGCGGCGCTCGCCGTGGCCCGCGCAGAAAACGCGACGCTCTTCGTCGCGCTGGCCTCCGTCTACGCGGCGCTGCTCCACCGCTCGACCGGGCAGGAGGACCTCGGGATCGGCGTCGTCGTCGCCAACCGGAGCCGCCCCGAGCACCAGGGGATCGTCGGCTTCTTCGCGAACACGGTCGTCCTGCGCGTGGATCTCGGCGGAAGGCCGACGTACCGCGAGCTCGTCCGCCGCGTGCGCCGGGCGATGGCGGAGGCGATGGAGCACGCCGAGCTGCCGTTCGACGAGGTCGCGCGCGCCGCGGCCCCGGCAGCGGGGCGGGACGGGGAGCGGGACGCGCTGATCCAGGCGAGCTTCGTGCTGGAGAGCGCCTCGGAGCCGCCGGCGGAGGTCGAGGGGGCGCTGTGGCGGCCCGTGCTCTGGGCCCCCGACGGGGCCGTGGAGGGCACGGCGAAGTTCGATCTGGGGCTGAGCGTGGCGCGCCTCCACGGCGAGCTCGCCGCCGCGCTGGAGTTCCGCGCGGATCGCTTCGCGCGCGACGAGATCGAGCGCATGACGGGCCACCTCGGGGAGCTCCTTCGCTCGGCCGGGGCAGAGCCGGACCGCCCGATCGACGAGCTCCGGCTGCTCCCGCCCGAGGAGGAGCGCTACCTGATCGCGGGCTGCAACGACACGGCGGCGGCCTTCCCGCGGGACGCCTGCTTCCACGATCTCTTCAGGGAGCAGGCCTCCCGGACGCCGGCGCGGATCGCCGTCGCGTGCGGCGATCAGCGGCTCTCGTACGCGGAGCTCGACAGCGCCACCGACCGCGTGGCGCGGGCGCTCTCGGCGCGCGGCGTCGGGCCCGATCGCCTGGTCGCCCTGCTGACGCGGCGCGACCTCGACTTCATGCTGCTCGCGCTCGGCGCCTTCAAGGCGGCCGGCGCGTACGTGCCGCTCGATCCCGCGCACCCGGCGCGGCGCAACGCCGACATCCTGGCGCGCGCGGGCGGCCCTCCCCTCCTCGCCGGCGCCGCGATCCCGGGCGCGCTGCTGGACGAGATCGCCGCGGCGGGCGCCGGGGCGCTCGAGGTGCTCCCGGCCGGCGCGCTGCTCGCCGGCGCCGCGGCGGAGCGCGGGGCGCTTCCGGCCGCGCGCGCGGAGCACCTCGCCTACGTCATCTTCACGTCCGGATCGACCGGCGCGCCCAAGGGCGCGATGGTCGAGCACCGGGGGATGCTCAACCACCTCTTCGCGAAGGTGCGCTCCCTCGGGATCGGGCCCGAGGACGTCGTCGCGCAGACAGCGCCCATCACCTTCGACATCTCGGTGTGGCAGCTGCTCTCCCCGCTGCTCGCGGGCGGGACGTGCCGCCTCGTGCCGGACGAGATCGCGACGGACCCCGCGCGGCTGCTCGACGCCGTGGGGGAGCTCGGCATCACCGTCCTGGAGGTCGTGCCGTCGCTCCTGCGCGGGGCGCTCGACGAGCTCGAGGCGCGCCCGGCGTGGCGGCCGCGCCTCGACGGCCTGCGGTGGCTCGTGCTCACGGGCGAGGCGCTCCCCCCCGATCTCGCGCGCAGGTGGCTCGCGCTCTACCCGCGGATCCCGCTGATGAACGCCTACGGCCCGACGGAGTGCTCGGACGACGTCGCCCAGCACGTCATCGCCGAGCCCCCGGCGGAGGACGCGGCGTACGTGCCGATCGGCAGCGCGATCCAGAACACGCAGCTCTACGTGCTGGATCGACGGCGGCAGCCCGTGCCGCTCGGCGTCGCCGGCGAGCTGTACGTGGGCGGCGACGGGGTCGGCCGGGGGTACCTCCTCGACCCGGAGCGCACGGAGGCAGCGTTCCTTCCGGATCCGTTCTCCACAGCGGCGGGGGCGCGCCTCTACCGGACGGGCGATCTGGTGCGTCGGCTGCCCGGCGGCGAGCTCGTGTTCCTGGGGCGCATCGACCACCAGATCAAGCTCCGCGGCTTCCGCATCGAGCTCGGCGAGATCGAGGCGGTCATCGCGCGGTGCGGCGGGATCCGCGATGTCGTCGTCGTCGCGCGCGAGGACGCGCCGGGGGATCCGCGGCTCGTCGCCTACGTGGTCCCCGAAGCGCCGTCCTTCGAGCCGGGTGCCCTCAAGGACCAGCTCTCGTCGCGCCTGCCGGGCTACATGATCCCGGCCGCGTTCGTCGCGCTCGACGCCCTCCCGCTGAGCGCGAATGGCAAGGTGGACCGCAAGGCGCTGCCCGCGCCCGCGTGGAATGCCCCGGGCGAGCTCGCGGCGCAGACGGCGCCGCGCACCGGCCTGGAGCAGGCGATCGGCGAGGTGTGGCGCGCCGTCCTCGGCCTCGATCGGGTCGGCGTCCACGACGACTTCTTCGCGATGGGCGGGCACTCCCTCTCGGCCACGCGCGCGGCGGCCCGCCTGCGCGACGTGCTCGGCGTCGACGTCGGCGTCCGGTCGCTCTTCGAGGCGCCGACCATCGCCCGGCTCGCCGCGCACATCGAGCGGTCGACCCGCGGGGAGGCGCGCCGGGCGCAGGCGCCCCTCGCGCCGGCGGCGCGCTTCGGCGAGGAGGCGCCGCTGTCCTTCGCGCAGCAACGGCTGTGGTTCCTGGATCAGCTCGAGCCCGAGAGCGCCACGTACAACGTGCCCGCGGCGCTCAACCTGCGCGGCGCGCTCGACCTCACGGCGCTCGCGCGCGCGATCGCCGAGGTCGTGCGGCGGCACGAGGTGCTGCGCGCGACGATCCACGCGGTCGACGGCCGCCCCGTCCAGCGCTTCCAGGGCGCTCCGGACGCGTGGCCCCTCCCCCTCGTCGACCTCTCGGAGGTCCCCGCGCGCGATCGGGAAACGACTTTACAAAGCGACGCATCGCGAGAAGCAGCGAGGCCGTTCGACCTGGAGAAGGGGCCCCTCCTGCGCGCGACGCTCTTCCGGCTCGCGCCCGACGAGCACGTGCTGGTCGTCACCCTCCACCACATCGCCTCGGACGGGTGGTCGCTCGGCGTGCTCGCGCACGAGCTCACGGCGGCCTACGCGGCGTTCGCGAGAGGTGCGGCGCCGGCGCTCCGCCCGCTTCCGGTCCAGTACGCCGACTACGCCGCGTGGCAGCGGCAGGAGCTCACGCCGGAGGTGCTGGAGGCAGAGCGGGAGATCTGGCGCCGGCGGCTCGACGGCGCGCCGCCGCTCGACCTCCCGACGGACCGCCCCCGCCCCGCGGCGCGCTCGTCGCGCGGGCGCACGCATCGGTTCGCGCTGCCGCAGGAGCTCGCCGCGGCCCTCCGGCGCCGGAGCCAGGAGCTCGGGGCCACGCTGTTCATGACGCTCCTCGCCGCCTTCGAGGCGCTGCTCCACCGGTACAGCGGCCAGCAGGACTTCTGCGTCGGCACGCCGGTGGCCGGCCGCGGTCGGACCGAGCTCGAGCCGCTCATCGGGCTGTTCGTCAACACCCTTGTCCTGCGCGCGCGGCTCGACGGCGACCCGACCTTCGCGGAGCTCGTCGGCCGCGTGAAGGCGGACGCGCTCGAGGCGTACGCCCACCAGGATCTGCCGTTCGAGGCCGTCGTCGACGCGCTCGCCGTGGAGCGGGATCTCAGCCGGAACCCGCTGTTCCAGGTGATGTTCGCGCTCCAGAACGTGCCACCGCCCGCGCTCGCGCTGCCGGGCGTCGAGGCGTCGCCGGTCCCGCTCGACGTGGAGCGGGCGCGGTTCGATCTCACGCTCTTCCTCACCGAGTCGGGCGACGCGATCGAGGGCGCCCTCGAGTTCGATCTCGACCTGTTCGACCCCGAGACCGCCGCGCGGCTCGCGGGGCACTACGAGACGATCCTCCGCGCCGTGGCCGCGGCCCCGGAGGCGCGGGTCGCCGAGCTCCCGCTCCTCACGGCGGGCGAGCGGCGCGAGCTCCTCATCGCGTGGAACGCGACGAGCGCGCCGCCGCCGCCCGCCGCGTGCCTGCACGAGCTCTTCGACGCGCAGGCCGAGCGGTCGCCCGGGGCCGTGGCCGTGGCGTCCGAGGCCGGCGAGCTCACGTACCGCGAGCTCCGCCGCCGCGCCGACGCGCTCGCCCGGCGGCTGCGCGCGCTCGGCGTGCGGCCGGAGACGCGCGTGGGCCTGTGCGTGCGGCGGACGCTCGACATGGTCGTGGCCCTCTGGGCCATCTTCAAGGCCGGCGGCGTCCACGTGCCGCTCGACCCGGGCTACCCGCGGCAGCGGCTGCAGGTGATCCTGGAGGACGCTGCGGCGCACCTGCTCGTGACCGAGAGCGCGCTGTCGGGGCTCGTGCCGGCAGGGTCGGCCGAGGTGCTCCTGCTCGACGAGATCGTCGCGGGCGCGGAGGACGCGCAGGGCGGGGCGGGCGACGCGCTGCCGGCGGGGCGGCCGGACCAGGCGGCGTACCTCATCTACACCTCCGGCTCGACGGGCCGGCCCAAGGCCGTCGTGATCGAACACCGCCAGGCCGTCGCGCTCGCGTGGTGGGCCAGGCGGACGTTCTCGGATCACGAGCTCGCGGGCGTGCTCGCGTCCACGTCCACGTGCTTCGATCTCTCGGTCTTCGAGCTCGTCGTCCCGCTCTGCTGGGGCGGCAAGATCGTCCTCGCCGACGACGCGCTCGCGCTGCCCGCGCACCGGCGCCGCGACGAGGTCACGCTCGTCAACACGGTGCCCTCCGCCGCGGCGGCGCTCCTCGCGGTGTCGGGCATCCCCGGGTCGGTGCGGACCGTGTGCCTCGCCGGCGAGCCGCTCCGCGCTTCGCTCGCGCGCGACGTGCTCGCGCTGCCGCACGTCGAGTGGCTCCTGAACCTCTACGGCCCCAGCGAGACCACGACGTACTCGACAGGCGCGACAGTGACCGCCGCGGCGCGCCCGACGATCGGCAGGCCCATCGACCACACCCAGGTCTACGTGCTCGACGCGCGGCTGCAGCCGGTGCCCGTCGGCGTCGCCGGGGAGCTCTACATCGCCGGCGCGGGCGTCGCGCGCGGCTACCTGGGGCGCGACGAGCTGACGGCCGAGCGGTTCGTCCCCTGCCCGCTCGAGGAGGCCCACGGCGCGCGGATGTACCGCACCGGCGACCGCGCGCGCTGGCTCGCGAGCGGAGAGCTCGAGTACCTCGGGCGGCTCGATCATCAGGTGAAGATCCGCGGCTTCCGCGTCGAGCCGGCGGAGACCGAGGCCGCGCTCGCGGCGCACCCGGACGTGCGCGAGGCGCTCGTGCTCGCGCGGGACGACGGCCCCTCGGGCCGCTGGCTCGTCGCCTACCTCCTCGTCCGGCGGCCAGTGGACGCGCAGGCGCTGCGGGCGCTCGTCGCCGAGCGGCTGCCGGAGCCGTTCGTCCCGTCCGCCTTCGTCGAGCTCGACGCCTGGCCGCTCAACGCCAACGGCAAGGTGGACAGGAAGGCGCTCCCGGCGCCCAGTCGACCGGAGATCGCGCCGGAGATCGCGGGCGAGGCGCGGCGCGCGCCGGCGACGCCGACCGAGCAGGCCCTCGCGGGCGTCTGGGGCGAGGTGCTCGGCCGCGGCGGCATCGGGACGACCGACGACTTCTTCGCGCTCGGAGGGCACTCCCTCCTCGCGGTCCAGGTGATCGCGCGCGCGCGACGGCTGTTCGGCGTCGATCTGCCGCTGCGCGCCGCGTTCGACGCGCCGACGGTCGCCGCCCTCGCCGAGCGCATCGATCGGGCGAGGCTGGACGGGCGCCGCGGCGCGCCCGAGCCGCTCCGCCCGGCGCCCCGCGGCGGCGACGCGCCGCTGTCCCACGCCCAGCAGCGCCTCTGGTTCATCGAGGCGCTCCAGCCGGGCACGGCGGTCTACAACATGCCGATCGGGGTGCTGCTCCGCGGGCCGCTCGACCGCGCCGCCCTGGAGCGGAGCCTCGATCGGGTGGTCGCGCGCCACGAGGCGCTGCGCACCCGGATCGAGGCGCGCGACGGCCAGCCGTTCCAGGTCGTGCTCCCCGAGGCGCGCCTCGAGCTGCGGCTCGTCGACCTGTCCGCCGTCCCCCGGCACGAGCGGGACCGGGCGGCGCAGCGCGCCGCGGAGGAGGAGGCGCGGCGGCCGTTCGATCTCGCCTCGAGCCTGCCGATCCGCGCGGCGCTGATCCGCCTCTCCGACGAGGCGCACGTGCTGCTCGTCACGGCGCACCACATCGCCTGCGACGGCGGCTCGATCCCCGTCCTGTTCCGCGACCTGTCCGCCTTCTACGAGGCCGCGCGGGCTGGCCACGCGCCGGATCTGCCGCCCCTCCAGGTGCAGTACGCCGACGTCGCGATCTGGCAGCGCGCCCAGGCCGACGCATGGCGGGGGCAGCTCGAGTACTGGAAGCGGCAGCTGTCCGACCTGGAGCCGCTCGAGCTCCCCACCGACAGGCCGCGCGGCAGCGCCCTCTCTCACCGCGGCGACACCGTCCCGGTGAGCCTGCCCGCGCCGCTCGTCGAGGCCCTCCGCGCGCTCGGCAGGCGCGAGGGCGCGACGATGTTCATGGTGCTCCTCGCCGGCTTCGTCGCCCTCCTGCACCGCTACACGGGCCGCGCCGGCGTGGCCGTCGGCTCGCCGGTCTCCGGCCGCACGCAGGTCGAGATGGAGCCGCTCGTCGGCTTCTTCGTGAACCTGCTCGTCCTGCGCGTCCGCGTCGACGACGACCCCACGTTCGTCGAGCTCGTGCGGCGGGTCCGGCAGGCGACGCTCGAGGCCCAGGAGAACCAGGACGTCCCGTTCGAGCAGGTCGTCGACGCCCTTCAGGTCAAGCGCGACCTCGGCCGCACCCCGCTCTTCCAGGCGGCCTTCGCGTTCCAGGGCGCGCCGGAGCGCCCGCGGAGGCTCGGCGACCTCGACGCCTCGCCGTTCGAGGTCGACACGGCGACAGCGAAGTTCGACCTCCTGCTCGCGCTCGAGGAGGACGACAAGGCCGTCTCCGGCGGCATCGAGTTCAGCGCCGACCTGTTCGACAGGGCCACGATCGAGCGCTGGCGGGGCCACCTCGAGGCCCTGCTCGCGGCGAGCGCCGCGCAGCCCGAGCTGCGCGTCGGCGACCTGCCGCTGCTCGGGCGCGACGAGCGCGACCTCGTGGTGCACGCGTTCAGCGGGGGCCGATCGGCGCAGCCCGCCCCGGAGGCCGCGTGCGCGCACCGCCTGTTCGAGGCGCAGGCCAGGGAGGCGCCCGGGCGGGCCGCGCTCCTCTTCGAGGGGGCGACGGTGAGCTACGGCGAGCTCGACCGCCGGGCCAACCAGCTCGCGCACCACCTCCGCGCCCGCGGCGTGCGGCGCGGCGCGCTGGTCGGCGTGTGCCTGCCGCGCTCGCCCAACATGATCGTCGCGCTCCTCGCGGTGCTGAAGGCCGGCGGCGCGTACGTGCCGCTCGACCCGACCTACCCGCGCGATCGGCTCGCCTTCATGATCGAGGACGCGCGCCCCGCGCTGCTCATCGCCGAGCCGGAGCTCCTCGCCGCGCTGCCCGCGGCGCTGCCGCCTGTCGTGCGGCTCGGGGAGAGCGAGCCCGCCTTCCCGCACGAGCGGGCCGACGCCCCCGACGCCGGGTCGCTCCCCGAGGACCTCGCGTACGTCATCTACACCTCCGGCTCGACAGGGCGCCCGAAGGGGGTGCTCATCGAGCACCGCTCGCTCTCCGCGTTCGCCGTTGCGCAGCGCAAGCTGCTCGGCGTCGAGCCGGGGACCCGCGTCCTCCAGTTCACCCGGCTGAGCTTCGACGTCTCCGTGATGGAGATCTTCGTGCCGCTCTCCGCGGGCGGCGTCGTGTGCCTCGCGCGCGCCGAGGCGCTGATGCCCGGGCCCGGGCTCGTCGACCTCCTGCGCGAGCAGCGGATCCAGGTGGCGTCGCTGACCCCCTCGGCGCTCATGGCGGTCGGCTTCGACACGCTCCCGGACCTGCGCGTGCTGTGCGTTGCCGGCGAGGTGTGCCCCGCGGAGCTGCCGCGGCGGTGGGCGCGCGGCCGGCGGTTCGTCAACGGATACGGCCCCACCGAGGCGACGGTGCTCGCGACCGCGGCCGAGTACGCGCCCGACGTCGCGCGGCCCACGATCGGCCGCCCGCTGCCGAACACGCAGACGTACGTGCTCGACCCGCGGGGCCAGCCGGCGCCCGTCGGCATCCCCGGCGAGCTCCACATCGGCGGGATCGGCCTCGCGCGGGGCTACCTGAACCGCGACGACCTCACCGCGGCGCGCTTCGTGCGCGCGGCGTTCCCCGAGGCGCAGGGCGCGCGGCTCTACCGCACGGGCGATCTCGTGCGGTGGCTGCCGAGCGGCGAGATCGACTTCCTCGGCCGGCTCGACGAGCAGGTCAAGATCCGGGGCTTCCGGATCGAGCTCGGCGAGATCGAGGCGGTGCTCGCGTCGCACCCCGACGTGACCGAGGCGGCGGTGGTCACCCGGGAGCACGCCCCGGGCGACGTGCGGCTCGCGGCCTTCTTCATCCCGCGCGGCGGGCGCGCCGCGGCGAGCGAGGCGCTGCGCGGGTACCTGTCCGATCGGCTGCCCGACTACATGGTCCCGCCGGTCATCGCGCCGGTCGAGCGGTGGCCGCAGACCCCGAGCGGCAAGATCGATCGCCGGGCGCTCGCCGCCTCCGTGCCCGCGGCGCTCGCGGCGCTCGCGGGCGGAGCGCGCGTCCCGCCGAGGACCGGGCTCGAGCTCGAGCTCTGCGCGCTGTTCGAGGAGCTCCTCGGCGAGGGCGGCGTCGGCGTGACCGACGACTTCTTCTCGCTCGGCGGGCACTCGCTGCTCGCGGTGCGGCTCATGGCCGAGATCCGCGGGCGCTTCGGCCGCGATCTGCCGCTCACCAGCCTGTTCCGCGCGCCGACCGTGGAGGGCCTCGCGGCGCTCCTGCGCGAGGATCGGGGAGCGCCGCGGGGCCGCGCCTCCGTCGTGGTCCCGCTCCACGAAGGGGGCGCCCGCGCGCCGCTCTTCTTCGTTCACCCCATCGGCGGCAACGTCCTCTGCTACGCGGATCTCGCGCGCGAGCTCGGGCGGGATCGGCCCTTCTACGGCATCCAGGCGTTCGGGCTGGAGACCCCCCCGCGTCCGCTCGCCAGCGTCGGTGAGATGGCCGAGGCGTACTGCGAGGAGCTCCGCCGCGTCCAGCCCGAGGGGCCGTACCTGCTCGGCGGCTGGTCGATGGGCGGCGTGGTGGCGTTCGAGATGGCGCGCGTCCTCGAGCGCGGCGGGCGCAGCGTGGCCGCCGTCGTCCTCGTGGACGCGTACCTCCCCCCGTTCGACGAGCCCGGCGACGACCTCCCGCCGATCGCTCAGTTCGCCGCGGATCTCGCGCGGATCGCGGGCGCGCCGGCCGCCGCGGCGCTCGCCGGGCCGGACGGCGGCGCGGCCGACGCCGCGTGGCTGCTAGCGCGCGCGCAGGAGCTCGGCGCGCTGCCCCGCGGGACGACGCTCGGCGAGCTGGATGCCCTGCTCGACGCCTTCCAGCGGAACGCGGCGCTGCTCGCGCGCTACACCCCCGGCGAGGTCTCGGCCCGCGTGGAGCTCTTCCGCGCCGAGGCCTCGCCGCGCAGGGATCCGCGCCCCGCGTGGGCGAAGTGGGCCCCCGGCCTGCGGAGCCACGTCGCGGCCGGCGACCACTACACGCTGCTCCGCAGACCGCACGTCGGCGCGCTCGCCGAGCGCATCCGGGCCGCGCTGCTCGAGGCGGACCCCGGCGCCCCGCGCGAAGGCGCCGGAGCCGCCCGGCCGCCGGGGTGA
- the sbnB gene encoding 2,3-diaminopropionate biosynthesis protein SbnB produces the protein MVSGNVIRRLIEESPEECVKAVEDVYLAGHRGEVVCPNSYFLRFPDRPDARIIALPAHLGGGDPVSGIKWIASYPANIRQGIPRASAVIVLNRADNGYPFACLEGSIISAARTAASAVSAAAALSGGRRAGTLGIVGTGLIARYVVSFLSRLGWEIPEVLLFDTNPAEPERFREVAFAPERRREVHVAKDLESVVRRSDLLVFTTSAATPHVHDPGWFSHAPVVLHLSLRDLSPRVVLSSFNVVDSVEHVMSAGTSLHLAEQESGGREFVTGTLAQVLLGQRTAPRTKPIVFSPFGMGTLDLAVARWAYARAEAAGDVVWIDHFFDMTR, from the coding sequence GTGGTATCTGGCAATGTCATCCGCCGCCTCATCGAGGAGAGCCCCGAGGAGTGCGTCAAGGCGGTCGAGGACGTGTACCTCGCAGGCCACCGGGGAGAGGTGGTCTGTCCCAACAGCTATTTCCTCCGCTTCCCCGACCGGCCGGACGCGCGGATCATCGCGCTTCCAGCCCACCTCGGCGGTGGTGATCCCGTGTCGGGGATCAAGTGGATAGCCAGCTATCCGGCGAACATCCGGCAAGGCATCCCCCGGGCGTCGGCGGTGATCGTCCTCAACCGGGCGGACAACGGCTATCCGTTCGCGTGCCTCGAGGGCTCGATCATCTCGGCGGCGCGCACCGCGGCGTCGGCGGTCTCGGCCGCGGCGGCGCTCTCCGGGGGGCGGCGCGCGGGCACGCTCGGCATCGTCGGGACGGGGCTCATCGCGCGGTACGTTGTGTCCTTCCTGTCGCGCCTCGGCTGGGAGATCCCGGAGGTGCTCCTGTTCGACACGAACCCCGCGGAGCCGGAGCGGTTCCGCGAGGTCGCCTTCGCGCCGGAGCGGCGCCGCGAGGTCCATGTGGCGAAGGACCTGGAGTCGGTGGTGCGGCGGAGCGATCTCCTCGTCTTCACGACCTCGGCCGCCACGCCGCACGTCCACGATCCGGGCTGGTTCTCGCACGCTCCGGTGGTGCTGCACCTGTCCCTGCGCGACCTGTCGCCGCGCGTCGTCCTCTCCTCGTTCAACGTGGTGGACAGCGTAGAGCACGTGATGAGCGCCGGGACGTCGCTGCACCTCGCAGAGCAGGAGTCCGGCGGGCGCGAGTTCGTGACGGGGACGCTCGCCCAGGTGCTCCTCGGGCAGCGCACGGCGCCGCGGACGAAGCCGATCGTGTTCTCGCCGTTCGGCATGGGGACGCTCGACCTCGCCGTGGCGAGGTGGGCTTACGCGCGCGCCGAGGCGGCAGGCGACGTGGTGTGGATCGACCACTTCTTCGACATGACGCGCTGA